The sequence below is a genomic window from Providencia rettgeri.
TAATAAAACAGCCCCAAGCACCATCAGTGCTACAGTATGCAGCATTTGATAACGTAGCCCTATTTCAATCCAGTCCATTTGATGGACACTCATAATTGACGATAACGCATGCGAACCAATAGCTCCGAAAGCCACAGTAAAGAAGCCACTAATTCCAGCGAAAATTAACATCAAACGACTATTCACAGTAACACCTTTTATTTAAATACTTGATTACTGAATAAGCGCCACATCTTGGTCACCCGTAATAAAGCCTAATTTCTCTTGTTCACTTGCTGCCTGCCCAAGGATCCATTGGCGAAATGCAGCTATTTTTCCTAAATCTGCCTGATTTTCTTGGCAAACTAGGTAGAAAGCGTTTTTACTAACTAATACCTCACTAAAGGGACAAACTAAGCGCCCTGCGTCAATTTCATTTTTGGCCATAACATTATTCGTTAATGCAACCCCCTGACCATGAACAGCAGCTTGAATCACCATAGCACTATGACTAAAAATAGGGCCTTGCTGTACATTGACTACATTTTGTAACTCTAGTTGCTTAACATATGCTTGCCAGTCTCTTCGTGAAGAATCGTGAAGTAACGTATGTTTTGCTAGATCTTCAGGAACTTTTAGTTGGCTATCCCCAGTTAATAAAGATGGTGAACAGACTGGCATTAAATATTCAGCATAAAGCCTATCTGTTCTTAATCCTGGCCAATTACCCTTACCGTAGAAAATAGCGACATCAACGTCATCAGCCAATTTATCTTCTTCTCTATCTACAGCTTGGATCCGCACATCAATTCCTGGATAGGCTTGATTAAAGCCTGAAAGCCTTGGTACCAGCCACTGAATTGCAAAACTTGGGGATAAACTCACTGTTAATGCTCCCTTCGCGCTCCTTGCCTGTAGCTTACGTGTCGCCTCATTTAAAGAAGAAAAAATTTCTTTAATATCAAGGTAATAACTTTGTCCCTCTTCTGTCAACAACAATGAC
It includes:
- a CDS encoding transcriptional regulator GcvA, producing the protein MSKRLPPLNALRVFDAAARHLSFTKAAEELFVTQAAVSHQMKSLEDFLGLKLFRRRNRSLLLTEEGQSYYLDIKEIFSSLNEATRKLQARSAKGALTVSLSPSFAIQWLVPRLSGFNQAYPGIDVRIQAVDREEDKLADDVDVAIFYGKGNWPGLRTDRLYAEYLMPVCSPSLLTGDSQLKVPEDLAKHTLLHDSSRRDWQAYVKQLELQNVVNVQQGPIFSHSAMVIQAAVHGQGVALTNNVMAKNEIDAGRLVCPFSEVLVSKNAFYLVCQENQADLGKIAAFRQWILGQAASEQEKLGFITGDQDVALIQ